TGTTTCTGTACCTGATTCATGGCAAGCCATTTTTCCAGCACAAGAAGCCAAAGCCATGCAGTTCTTGATGGGCTAGAATTCTGCCCACATCTACAAAAGCAAGGAGCATATACAGGGGATTATACAAGGTTGTCTCCATAACCAAGATCCAGGAAAACACTGTCAGAGATCATtttgattttgtatttctttgagtaagataaaaacaaagacaagTAAGTagccaaagaaaaaggaaaaaaatgcagagaaaccAGAATGTTGGTGTTCTTGCACATCAACTCATTTACTTCTCCTGAGCAAATAACTGGTTTTAGATAGGCCAAATACTACTGGCATAGTTtgtcaaaacaaagaaatctaGTTCTGGTCCAAAGTTCAGTCTGTACAGCTCTCTTTGAGCACTTCAGCAGATTTCGTTGAAATGTGACCACTTGCCAAACACTGCTATTTCCTGTTCTGTCTATTTCTaccaaaaaaatgaagtttcagGTCACAGCACCCGAATGCAGCTCTATATCCAAATTAAATTGAAGCAATGTACTAATTAAACAAAGAATCCTTCTGATCTCCATCAGCATTTCACATCCTCCAGTACTTCCACATCCCAAAGCCTACACAGTTGGGAACATATTCAGCACTGTCAAAGGGACCAGTAAAAGGAGAAAGCACAATATTGTTTCCTGtcctttaaaaattcagcaCTACTAACTAAACCTTTAAATGTCACAGCCCAGCTATTAAAGACCAAAAGATTGAAAATTCTTATGTTGGCAATATTCATCTAACCATGAGCACACTTTCCTCCAGACTCTTTCAGCGGCTGTCAGTGTAAATTGTCTCTTAAAACCCTTACTGAAATGTTATACAAACTTTAATGTGAAGAAGTATGATCATCTGATTAGACAGGGGGAATACCAATGTTCCCTGAATCGCTAAAAAGTCACCCTTCATATACACCTaactgacaaaataaaaagtaagaGATAAAAAGTAACTGGATTGACTAAAATGGATGCCATTCCAAAATACAGTGTGAGAGAAACAAGAAATCAACAGCATAAGTTGAACTTCTGGGAATTGCAGTTTTAGAAATTAGGAGATTTTTCATGAGTTGGAAACAagataacattttaaataactACACCACTGATCTTGGTGGTTCCATTTCTAAACTAACCGAAGTTCAGCGtcaaagaaatgtaatttcaagAGACGGTCCCTTTCCCTCGGTAAAATCTAACAAAATCAGTTCTGAAATGCTTCCAAGTAGTTTTAAGCTTGTATCAATCACCATATCAACTACGTAAATGAACACAACTCGTTATCCCAGTGGGATGGGCCGCCTGCTAAGTTCTTGGTCAATGATAAGACATCAAAGTTCAGACAACAGCATCACAAGACACCTCAGCACTGAAGCGCTACTGCCCTGATTCTACctgtctcccacagccaacACTAAGCCAATTGCTCCTCCCCATTTCACATTCAAGTCCACGGAACCAGAGCAGTACCTTACTTACCTTACCGCCACGGGACAAACTACCAGAGCCTGAAGAATCGCCTCCACCTTCGCGGGGCCATCCCCGTGCCACCGGCTCAGCTGGGGCACACAGGCCTGGGCAAGCTCCCAGTGCCCGCGCCGCACGCACTCACAGAAAAAACCGAAAAGACGCTCCAGAGAATCCGCCTCTTCGTTCCCAAAAGAATGCATCTTCCCGGGACGACGGGATGATCCGGGCCGGGGTGACACACACGAGGGCGATGCCGCGCTCCCTGGCGGGGCacggcgcggccccggcggcgctGCGCTCTACAGCAccgccccggcaccgccgcccCTCCTCGCCGCCATCTTGGGCGCCGCCTCAGCTGACCGCGCCGCCGGCCGGGCACGCGGGCAAAGCGCCCGCCCATTGGCCAAGTCGGGGCGAAATGTAAATAAACCGCCATGTTTGTTTGGGGCGCCTGACGCCGCCGAGAGAGCCCGGTCGGTGCAAGCCCCGCCCCAGTAACCACGCCCTGTCTCCGCCCTCACGTGCCGGCTCCGCCCCTTGTTAGTGCCTCGAGAGGCTCTGATTGGCTCCCGCCAGAAGCTCCGCCCCCCGTGCGGAGGTGGGGGCCTGTGAGGGGGCGGGAGGCAGCTCAGGCTCAGGGTTGGTGCGGGCGGCTGTGGGTGCGGGTGTGCGTGTAAATACACCCACGCACAGCCGCAAAGGTGCATGTACACGTGTGTGTGGGAGTATATGTACCCTCTGTACAGCTGTATGACCCTGTGCTTCACTCTGGTACacatatgcatacatatatatatatatatatatatacacacccctgtacatatatacaaatatatatgtacGCATCTACAGTGTATAGAGTATATGTAGGTATATACATGGGGTGTACAGACCTACATGTAGGTGTATGTATAAGGCTGTAAATTGTATATAactatataactatatatatatatatatgtatatatacatacgTAGTTATGCATTTGAGAGAGGAGAGTGTTGGtatcaataaataaatgaactGGGGTTTGAATGTATTACATATACAAGTATGCATATGTAGTACAGAGTATCTTACGGGTAGGTTGTGCCCCCTCACCCGGAATGTTCAACGCCTGTATGAGaagtgcaggcacagctcccgGTGCCGCTCACCGGGCGTCCCCCTGCCCTCGCACCGCGCCATTTGCGAGCCTCCCCCACACGGGACCGGGCGCAGCGGGAGTGactcagctgctgggctgggtggtgTCCAGCCAGTGTTTGGCAGAGATAAGACCCCCCTCGACATCCTCCTTTTATTCCaggctttttgtttgcttttgtcctCACACGCAAAACAAAAACTCCTCCGGGGACTGCAGCGGCGAGGCAAGTGTAGGAGGGAGAGCGGTGATGACAGAGGAGAGGTGTGCCAAAGTAAGTGACCAAGTCAGTCCCCAGGGCTCCTGAATGGAAAATACGGGATGGGAGCTGTGCCCATGTGCATATGCTGGGACCCACCCCTAAACTCCGCAAGAAGCTTGCGGGAGTTTCTACCATTGCTTCCTACATCTTCCCGAGAATTTCTCACCGGTACTGTTAACTAGGTGTCCACACATAAATGGTGTGTGGGCAGTCACGCCTCCGAATTTTCTCCAGCCACGCTGGATGAGCTGTAATTCTTGTGACCATGTGGTTGTCATCTGTTCTGTTCAGTTCTGATACCCTGTGCCTTCAGTGGTGGTACTTACTATGGTGCACCTCTGCACAAACAATTTTGCTATGTGCACTTTCAATTTGGGGTAGTATTTTGTATCTTGTCTCCAGGCAAGGAAGAAGCTTTAATGGGACATGAGACCTCTATGAGCATGAACTTAATTTGTCCTGAGATCTTTGATGCTTATTACCTGCTTTCTAATTGCTTTATCCAGTTTAAAGTATCCCCCTACAGTCAGATTCTTTATTTGACAAGCAGATTCCCTATGTAAGACATATCAAGTGCTTGATGCATTTCTTTTGTTACAAAGTTCAAAACAGACTTGCTGGAGTCACCTATACACTCCTGCAAGAGTAAATTTACATCATTAACAATTAGTAGTACTGCTGTAATTTTtgaagttaaattttaaaattagtcttCCAATATTGACCTTGTTAAGAATTAGAAGTTTATTAATATATCTGTGAAGCTCTAAAGGTAGCTAGATTGGAATATCCAAGTGGGAAAATAACTTGTATAAGGTCATCTTAGCAGAAGACACAACtagtataataaaataagaaatgaggtacaggaaaaacattttttatcttGAATTTGTGTGCATATATTGTGCAGGTCTTCTAGCAAAACTGTCTGAATTTTTACCTTGGAACACAGGAACGATAAAGCTCTTTTTATCTCAAACAGGGTCTGTTTTGCCTTGCCTTGAAATATTATCAGTGTTACGCAAGCTGCTAATAACATTTAGTGTTTTATAGCAGCTTCTTTCTAAGTGAATCTGCATGGAGAGTGATTACATGCTGCACTGTAGTATTCtgacatttacattttaaagccatttctgaaaatgaagcCTCAAAACATCCCTATCTATCCCTACCTTGTTTCCAAGGTCTCTCTCTTCAATATTTCCATGTCAGCTATGGCCTGTATTAATTCCTTCACTGACCATCAAAGTTGTCAGATAATTGCTTGGGAAAAGCAAATGTAGCTCAGATCTTTGGGAGCGGCTTGCAACTGCAGGTCTCTGTGAACGGGACAAAAGCCGATACACCAAGAAACCATTTTTTGCCTCTGAAAAAGTGTGACTTTTCAAAGTCACTATCACAAAAGGACTGGGATTTCCTGTGGGGATGTAGTCAACATGCAGCGGCAGGGCAGCATCTACGCTGCTTTTACAGTCGAGTACAGAGCCTGGTGGCCTGGTGTAAGGCCTGATGGAGCCAAGTCAGCCCACCAAAATCTGGTAGCAAATTTGAGGTGGCAGGACAGAGGAGGCTCAAGCAGAGTCTGCAGACACATCATGCTGCCACAAAGCTTCTCATCTGCTGTGACCAGAGCAACTGGAGTGATGTTACCAGATTTATTGTGTCATCAGAGTGCAAGGAGTACTTGAGCTGGAAATACTTTTAAGTTTTTTtgtacatataaaaataaactaaagtTATTTCAGGTGATCAAAGCAGCTGTTAAAGCTGGTTTACCCACAGCATGACCCACTGAAGCCATTTTCACTGTTCCCTGCAGGTGGAGCAGTATGTTGGTGAAATTAAAGGTGGCCTGAGACCAACCATGAAGCTCACAGTCATAGGCATGGTACACTCCAAACCCAAGAGGTAGGTGGAGGGATTGCTGGGGGCTTCTCCCTGTTACACATGCTCCTACCTGTCTTGTAAATTCAGACACTTTCTTGGAGGTATGTGCTCTTTGAAGGAAGAAAGTCAGACAAATTAACAATTTATGGccttatttaattttcctgcaCTCAGACTAAGATTACAAGGTCAGGGAGGAGTTAACTGTTTGGCCTTTCTGACTGCCCTGACAAGATTTTCTACTCCTTGCTCTTACCTAATGTGAACTGGGGGGGGAACACAAAAGTGGCATTTCTCCTTCAGAAAGAGGTGCAATTCTCAACCTGAATCTTGGTTGTCTGTAGAGGGTTGGAATCAACACCATTTAAAAACCAGTTTAGGCACAGGAGGTGGAGGTTCATTGCTGTCTTTTATCTGGATAACAGCAACTATGCTCACCATTACACTGTTTTTGCATCTACAGCTATCAGCTCCACTGCTTCCACTCGTGAACAGTATGCTATAACCTCTTTTAGGACTCAAATGAGTACATGTTGAAGGGTTTGATTTCAGTCAAGACAGAGGGAAAGCGACATCAGAAATCACAAGCATTCTATTGGACGCTGGGGCAGGAAACAAAGACCCGCCGGGTCTCATCCCTTTCTCCAGCTTCTAAGCCTGTAGAAGTCCTGTGTTTCAGTCTGACATGGAACCAAGAGCTGTCTCTAGTCTCTATAAGCATCTGCCAAGTTCATCATGTCCTTTCACATTTCTGAAAGTTCCAGTCACTTAATAGatcttttttcagcttttcagtgaCTCTGCTCTGTGATCCAGTGGATGCCAACAAAGATGTTGGGCTGTTGTTCTCAGTTAACTTCAGTGAGAAATCCATCACCCGAAATGCACGAAttgctgggaaatggggaagagaagagaagactaTTCCCTACTTTCCTTTTACAGCAGGCGACACGTTCAAGGTAATTTTTCAGGTACTATGAATAAGGTAGAGaaaaggaggggagaaaagcTGAAGGCTATGTATATGACCACAAACAGCCAGCCATTGACATTGCCAGGTTAACTAGTCTAGTATGGCACAGACAGCAACAGTTCAAGCCCTGATGGGAAAGAGATATCCCTTTCTCTAATCACAGTTGGAGTACCCACTGGAGCTTTGTAGTATCATCTCAGAAGAGGGTAGGTTATTTATTAGGGGTGTTTCAGAAGAACTGGTAGACTTTGTGCTTCACTATCCCCGTAACATTTAGTTCTAAGTCCATGCTGTTGAaatcagccctgctgctgatcTCTAACACCCTTCCCTGTCCTTTTCCACTGCAGATGGAGCTCTTATGTGAACACCAGCAAATACGAGTCTTGCTTGATGGACGGCAGCTCTGTGACTTCACTCACCGCATTCAGCCTCTGAACTTGGTGAAAGCTTTGCAGATCTCAGGGGACATCAAGCTTACCAAAGTggcttgaaaaaaaagagaccaaGATATCAccagagcacagaggaaaatgtaCTTTCTCTTGTCTCAGACATGTTCTGTCTTTTTCCCCTGGCTGATTCTGGAGAACTGtatctttttaatttgctgATGTGTTTGAGATTACACACTGTTTCCCCCCCATACACACTCACAGCAACTGCAGAGCTATAGCTGGTCTGGATAAATCTCAAAGCCTTTTGCTGAGAAACACTTCTGGCTGAAACACTCCCAAACTGCAAGATTTCTGATGTTATGCAGTATCTCATCCTTATGGCTCCTTACCCCCTCAGGCATGCCAGGTGCCAGAGTTCAGTCCTCTGTGGTGGGTGGCCATTGTTAGCCTTGTGACTAGAACTGGGCATTATGCAGGTGATGGGTCTGAGAAAAGAGAAGTAGGAGATTTTCTTATAAATGAATTAGGGAGTCTGATGGGCCCCAGCAAGGCTCATGTTATCAGGAGGGAATTGCATTTTTTGGAAGCTCTGCTCAGTCAGCACAAAAATATCTGTGCCTTCCAGCAGAGAGCAATAAATGCCTTACCTGCCTTACCCTGTTTCTTCCAGGCAGCTTTTCCAGAATTGAAAGGTTTTGACAGCTGTGGATTTCACAGTCATCTCTGGACCAGCCCTAGGAAATGGTATCTGCAGCTGAAACTGCACTGCCCATTCTTGTTCTTGCATGTAATTAAAACTGCACCTTTGCTGGCAAACTTCTTTATGAGCTCTCTTAAATGCTTGAATGCATGTAAGTGTTGTGCTGTTATTTCATTGCTGTGGCTTTTGACGAAAATCCTAAATACATGGCTATTctaataaataaacaagcatGTGTCATATTCTGCCTTTGGTGATGAAGGGACTTCTTTTCAGTACACAACTCAGAGAACAAAACATCTGTACAGAAACGAATCTGTGGATAGAGCGTTATCAAATTCCTCTATGACTTCAGGGAAGATGTTGAGCATGCTGCCTTTTTGAAGGCTCTGCAGAATGTGGCTGTCAGATACAGGTActaaactaaaaaaagaaaccttatGAAAATAGTGTATCAGCAGGCTGATTGGGTGTTTGAAGAATTTCCTACATTCCATTTTACCTTCTGGTGTCTCAGTTTGTATATAAATCTAAAATTATAGTGTATTAAaccattatttttcatatacTCAGACTGCCCTCTGAGAAAAATCACATCTCTAAAAAGCACAGGATATTCAAATGCAcgggggttttttgttgtttttgttgctttttttttttaatatttaatgataTCAAAGACAAGTTTAGTAGacaaataatggaaaaaataatgacttAAGATAGAAAAAGCAATAGTGAGGACTGCTACTACAGTTCTCTGTCCAAATGGTGCTCCAACATAAATGGACTTACGGTAATTATCAGAAGGAAAAGTCTTGCTTTTATGGCTGAGGGATTTCTTCCAATATATTCAGTACCAGAAATTGTCTGGAACTTCCATTGCTCTGCTTTGATACTCAGGATCCTATTCTGATGTGGGACATTACCAGCATAAGAGTAATCTATATGGGTGAGGAGCAAgatcttttgttcttttccagTCTAACAGAGCACTAAATAGTAGAGcagatggatggacagacagacccTTGTTTGTTTTGCAATGCATATTATCCTGGCAGCTGGCTTGTGGCTTAGCACAAGATTTGTGTGGTATGCCAAGAAAGGCAGCCTCAGACACCAGCACCTTTCATGACTTAGATGTTTCAGTCTTAAATAAGTTTATGAGCCCCTTTATAAAGGGAGAAGGAGCAAGACAATTCTGCTTTAAGATAAAGCACAACCTGGATCTGTCAGACATAGACTGAATACTTGTACAAAAGatccttttcttccatcttGGAATATCTTGACGTTTCTTTGTAAAGCCCCATTTGTCTGTGTCCACCTGTTTTGGTCTCTTGCTTAGATGGTAAATTCAAGCTGGGGGAATTATTCTGGATCTACATGATTTGGTCTGCACGGTCTCCTAGGACCTGGTAGGTGTTATGTTGATTCAAATAATGAACATTGACTATCAAGGAAAAACAACACTCCCGGACAACGAGAGCAGGAAGTTGGTCATAAATGTGGTTTGTCATTTGGCATGGAGTCCACATTGCTCATGTCAGTGGCTTGATTGCCTCAATCCACTGCACTCGCTCTGCCTTGGAGCTGGCCTGGATGTAGTAATGAATGTCATTTTTGGTGATGATTTTGAAGAGGTTGCCTTGCACATTGCCCTTCActcctgcagagaaaaaaaacaaacgaCAGATCAGGAGGGTGCACAGAGAAAATCTTTCTGGCAGATATGAAGCTTCATAGGGAAGAATTTGAATTTCATAAATTAGAGAattaaatctttcctttttattatgGACAAGACATCTAAAGCTTTTGAGTCTTTGATTTCCCTCTTCAaaacccctggaagtgttcagggccaggttggatagggcttTGAGCAAACAGGTTAAGTGGAAGTTGACCCTGTCTGGCAGGAGGACTGAAACTAAATGATCTTTggggtcccttctaacccaaacatttgttgattctgtgattctatgataataTAGTATAGACACTCTTGCCACAGATTGTATGAACTACTGTGCACTCTACAACATATCTAAAATAGTCTCTTTTTAGGTGGAGACTATTACTTGAGTTATACACGGAATGAATGATGAACCCCTACCATTTTGCATGGTAGATTagattttctcctgcccttAGCTAGGTTCCTCTTAGCAAGGAGCTCTATTGTTCATCATGTGCCCCTGCCCCCCAGACCAAAACTTTTTTAGACCTTCTCTTTAGAAAGATCTTCTGTATTTGATATCTGCACATTGTGCTTACTGtcataaaataaattgctttaatAGCAGAAACACTTATCTATGAGGCTGAGGCTCTAGACAAATGCCTGAGCTAAGCCTATGCTCCAGCAGAACTGGTTTTTTATTGCTGTCTTTATGTCTCCCCTACATTTGGGTTCTAGCAggtcagaaaggaaaaggtaatAGCATAAGTTGAGAGGACACAGAAATGGATG
The DNA window shown above is from Camarhynchus parvulus chromosome 5, STF_HiC, whole genome shotgun sequence and carries:
- the LOC115904636 gene encoding galectin-related protein A-like, with protein sequence MTEERCAKVEQYVGEIKGGLRPTMKLTVIGMVHSKPKSFSVTLLCDPVDANKDVGLLFSVNFSEKSITRNARIAGKWGREEKTIPYFPFTAGDTFKMELLCEHQQIRVLLDGRQLCDFTHRIQPLNLVKALQISGDIKLTKVA